Proteins from a single region of Haloterrigena alkaliphila:
- a CDS encoding glycosyltransferase family 2 protein → MLVEAVVAAFVATQLCYFVVNCGLLGLFLRRPTNVVDERTLGRVLERAAKQDERRPDDAADRARARADGGHRGTSHSGTHAGTTTATSVDTSTTGVNTETTAADAEANPHRTPAVEDGPGPRCRLPERYRRRIHVFVPVASDRWGALERTLASVARGTFPASAITVYPVFESPDSSSTDLEGTIDPRRPPGLEVDPIEVDPTKFGPTETDLGEADSEGAPYERPALAWTFEGPELSRSTAAAVADAYASRSVAADDVVTVLEAGTRVPVDALELAVAGLEEYDIVQAKRTVDDVDGGILPLLESMGAAIRSDLEAGSSAGPFHLPGTAAFLEASALEDLDRWRRETESALPLGVAASRRGYAFGVIDRYVRAPCPTRFGDWVREKRGWVRRLYRDLFARCVAGVDDRRRWAGTLLLQSLAVLTVVGLPAAALVALLSPSGLDGVAFSTPMRFLVGFNAVVWIYAVVRAYRAAWDAVPFRSGLHKLAYSVLANPGSQALYAMAWAVPIWLGLADVIRGRDESAVDPASR, encoded by the coding sequence ATGCTGGTCGAGGCCGTCGTCGCCGCGTTCGTCGCGACGCAACTCTGTTACTTCGTCGTCAACTGCGGGCTCCTGGGGCTGTTCCTCCGCCGTCCGACGAACGTGGTCGACGAGCGGACGCTCGGGCGCGTCCTCGAGCGGGCCGCGAAACAGGACGAGCGCCGGCCCGACGACGCGGCCGACCGGGCTCGAGCCCGCGCCGACGGCGGCCATCGCGGGACGAGCCACTCAGGGACACACGCGGGGACGACAACGGCAACGTCGGTCGACACGTCGACGACGGGGGTCAACACGGAGACGACAGCGGCCGACGCGGAAGCGAACCCGCACCGAACGCCGGCCGTCGAAGACGGGCCCGGCCCCCGCTGTCGGCTTCCCGAGCGCTACCGTCGGCGGATTCACGTCTTCGTGCCGGTCGCGAGCGATCGGTGGGGCGCCCTCGAGCGAACGCTCGCGAGCGTCGCGCGCGGGACCTTTCCGGCGTCGGCGATCACCGTCTACCCCGTCTTCGAATCGCCCGACTCGAGTTCGACCGATCTCGAGGGGACGATCGACCCGCGGCGACCGCCGGGGCTCGAGGTCGATCCGATCGAAGTCGACCCGACCAAATTCGGTCCGACCGAGACCGACCTCGGGGAGGCGGACTCAGAGGGGGCGCCGTACGAGCGACCCGCCCTCGCGTGGACGTTCGAGGGCCCGGAGCTCTCGCGGTCGACGGCCGCCGCGGTGGCCGACGCCTACGCCTCCCGATCGGTCGCGGCCGACGACGTCGTCACCGTCCTCGAGGCCGGAACGCGGGTGCCGGTCGACGCGCTCGAACTCGCCGTCGCCGGCCTCGAGGAGTACGACATCGTGCAGGCCAAACGGACGGTGGACGACGTCGACGGCGGAATCCTCCCGCTGCTCGAGTCGATGGGAGCGGCGATCCGTTCGGATCTCGAGGCCGGCTCGAGTGCGGGCCCGTTCCACCTGCCCGGGACGGCCGCGTTCCTCGAAGCGAGCGCGCTGGAGGACCTCGACCGCTGGCGACGCGAGACGGAGTCGGCGCTGCCCCTCGGCGTGGCGGCGTCCCGCCGGGGTTACGCGTTCGGCGTTATCGACCGGTACGTTCGAGCGCCCTGTCCGACGAGATTCGGCGACTGGGTGCGGGAAAAGCGGGGATGGGTCCGCCGGCTGTATCGGGACCTGTTCGCGCGCTGTGTGGCCGGCGTCGACGACCGACGACGGTGGGCGGGGACCCTCCTGTTGCAGTCGCTGGCCGTTCTCACCGTCGTCGGACTCCCCGCCGCGGCGCTCGTGGCGCTGCTGTCCCCCAGCGGCCTCGACGGGGTCGCGTTCTCGACCCCGATGCGGTTCCTCGTCGGCTTCAACGCGGTCGTCTGGATCTACGCCGTCGTGCGGGCCTATCGGGCCGCCTGGGACGCGGTGCCCTTCCGATCCGGTTTGCACAAACTCGCTTACTCCGTCCTCGCGAATCCAGGTTCACAGGCGCTGTACGCGATGGCGTGGGCAGTCCCGATCTGGCTCGGTCTCGCTGATGTTATCCGCGGCCGCGACGAGTCCGCCGTCGATCCTGCGTCGCGCTAG
- a CDS encoding pyridoxal phosphate-dependent aminotransferase, translating into MEYETPLFFHVMEYADRAAGDVVDMVSGNPDWEPPEALREGLRAYADLEPDRFQYPPSEGLLELREEIAARRGVDAEQVVVTNGAGEANYLAMARALERDRGDEIVLTDPVYPYYPGKTTMLGGTQRFVASDATGQLDPDDVRDAASDETAAIVVNTPNNPTGAVYPEATVRELAAIAEEYDAVLVSDEVYDHYDLSGRFASALAVDSSHRIVTNAFSKSMAITGVRVGYAIFPPELVANARSRHMLVNVATTRPGQYAVLRALRETGPDYYEANRDLLRERVETFTDALDDAGAEYTTPQGSFYVMARFDGYPGTLANVERLIDEAGVAGMPGEAFGDSRTEWLRFALVTPRVEEAARRLAAYFE; encoded by the coding sequence ATGGAGTACGAGACGCCGCTGTTCTTCCACGTCATGGAGTACGCCGACCGGGCGGCGGGCGACGTCGTCGACATGGTCAGCGGAAACCCCGACTGGGAGCCCCCCGAGGCGCTCCGGGAGGGGCTGCGAGCGTACGCCGACCTCGAGCCGGATCGCTTCCAGTACCCGCCCAGCGAGGGGCTGCTCGAGCTCCGCGAGGAGATCGCCGCCCGGAGAGGCGTCGACGCCGAGCAGGTGGTCGTCACCAACGGCGCGGGCGAGGCGAACTACCTCGCGATGGCGCGGGCCCTCGAGCGCGATCGGGGGGACGAGATCGTTCTGACCGATCCCGTCTACCCGTACTACCCCGGCAAGACGACGATGCTCGGCGGGACCCAGCGGTTCGTCGCGAGTGACGCGACGGGGCAACTCGATCCGGACGACGTCCGGGACGCCGCCAGCGACGAGACGGCCGCGATCGTGGTCAACACGCCGAACAACCCGACCGGGGCGGTCTACCCCGAAGCGACGGTACGGGAACTCGCGGCCATCGCCGAGGAGTACGACGCCGTCCTCGTCAGCGACGAGGTGTACGACCACTACGACCTCTCGGGGCGGTTCGCCAGCGCGCTCGCGGTCGACTCGAGCCACCGGATCGTCACGAACGCCTTCTCGAAGTCGATGGCGATCACGGGCGTTCGGGTCGGCTACGCGATCTTCCCGCCGGAACTCGTCGCGAACGCCAGGAGTCGCCACATGCTGGTCAACGTCGCCACCACTCGCCCCGGCCAGTACGCGGTCCTGCGGGCGCTCCGTGAGACGGGACCCGACTACTACGAGGCCAACCGCGACCTGCTCCGGGAGCGCGTCGAGACCTTCACCGACGCCCTCGACGACGCGGGCGCCGAGTACACCACGCCCCAGGGCTCGTTCTACGTGATGGCTCGCTTCGACGGCTACCCCGGGACCCTCGCGAACGTCGAACGGCTGATCGACGAGGCCGGCGTCGCGGGGATGCCCGGCGAGGCGTTCGGCGACTCCCGAACCGAGTGGCTGCGCTTCGCGCTCGTCACCCCGCGCGTCGAGGAGGCGGCCCGGCGACTGGCGGCGTACTTCGAGTGA
- a CDS encoding CinA family protein, protein MNDDIDRDLPMDVADALRDREENLAVAESCTGGLIGAAITAVPGATDYFDSGLTTYAYDAKRRHLGVSREALDEHGAVSEPVAREMARGVRDAADVTWGISTTGVAGPTGGTEENPVGTVYIGVAYAGPWGSESSFASVSRYVFDGDRADVRAKTVDRALEDLLAAIEERES, encoded by the coding sequence ATGAACGACGACATCGACCGCGACCTGCCGATGGACGTCGCCGACGCGCTGCGGGACCGCGAGGAGAATCTGGCCGTCGCCGAGTCCTGTACCGGCGGACTGATCGGGGCCGCGATCACGGCCGTGCCGGGCGCCACCGACTACTTCGATTCGGGGCTGACGACCTACGCGTACGACGCCAAACGGCGCCACCTCGGGGTCAGCCGCGAGGCGCTGGACGAACACGGCGCCGTCTCGGAACCCGTCGCCCGCGAGATGGCGCGTGGGGTCCGCGACGCCGCGGACGTCACGTGGGGGATCTCGACGACCGGCGTCGCCGGACCCACCGGCGGCACCGAAGAGAACCCCGTCGGCACCGTCTACATCGGCGTCGCCTACGCCGGCCCGTGGGGCAGCGAGTCGTCCTTCGCGTCCGTCTCGCGGTACGTCTTCGACGGCGACCGCGCGGACGTCCGGGCGAAGACCGTCGATCGGGCCCTCGAGGACCTGCTCGCGGCGATCGAGGAACGGGAGTCGTGA
- a CDS encoding metal-dependent hydrolase: MNKKGHVLNAALLSLGLGYVLEPSGDVETFRTIIMIGVPVTLGALFPDVDTAFGRHRKTLHNLPVLVGFVAFPYVFGNLEYVWIGVLTHYVLDVAGSKRGIALFYPLWKKEFGLPVGVAVSSRHADVMTMVITVLELALVALIVFEIPQWGFEMGRQMAGL; encoded by the coding sequence ATGAACAAGAAGGGTCACGTTCTCAACGCCGCGCTCTTGAGTCTCGGACTGGGGTACGTGCTCGAGCCGTCGGGCGATGTCGAGACGTTTCGGACGATTATCATGATCGGCGTGCCGGTGACGCTGGGGGCGCTCTTCCCGGACGTCGACACCGCGTTCGGGCGTCACCGGAAGACGCTGCACAACCTCCCGGTGCTGGTCGGCTTCGTCGCCTTCCCGTACGTGTTCGGCAACCTCGAGTACGTCTGGATCGGCGTGCTCACGCACTACGTGCTCGACGTCGCGGGGAGCAAGCGCGGCATCGCGCTGTTCTATCCGCTCTGGAAGAAGGAGTTCGGCCTCCCCGTCGGCGTCGCGGTCAGCAGCAGACACGCGGACGTGATGACGATGGTCATCACCGTCCTCGAACTGGCGCTCGTCGCGCTGATCGTCTTCGAAATCCCGCAGTGGGGCTTCGAGATGGGCCGCCAGATGGCCGGCCTGTAG
- a CDS encoding DUF7139 domain-containing protein has product MTSLTEVYDGTAREVASPRQLYAGTALVLVGAILAVVAVLMATTDLFSGAATALSPGVEEPYASVRVAGVLAGLGVPTALVGVFLVLPAGKRVQAAAAISVSLCLLGVVLFWGAYPYDWRSYGADHTLRVSAVYLFGLFLAVWSLFTAVVNFKTRNDPGGALQMNVTRQNKTVVEVTESTDSSGLGGIGFLGGTPDGDVETQTNADDPTAASDADSSVSNSGVSNSGASTSSGSNASRRLSTGTGSGAGPRGPGAATSDGGTTTADLSSPLDGDGRDAEIVESEPSRSAAPTDRYCGNCEHFEYVRSSEGMVPYCARHETAMDDMDACEEWAPNR; this is encoded by the coding sequence ATGACAAGTCTGACGGAGGTCTACGACGGGACCGCACGGGAGGTGGCGAGCCCCCGGCAACTGTACGCCGGGACGGCGCTCGTCCTGGTGGGGGCGATCCTGGCCGTCGTGGCCGTCCTTATGGCGACGACGGACCTCTTCAGCGGCGCCGCGACGGCGCTCTCGCCGGGCGTCGAGGAACCCTACGCGTCCGTTCGCGTCGCCGGCGTGCTCGCCGGCCTCGGCGTTCCCACCGCGCTGGTCGGGGTCTTCCTCGTGTTGCCCGCGGGCAAACGAGTCCAGGCCGCCGCCGCGATCAGCGTGAGCCTGTGTCTGCTCGGGGTCGTCCTCTTCTGGGGCGCCTACCCCTACGACTGGCGGAGCTACGGCGCCGACCACACGCTGCGGGTCTCCGCCGTCTACCTGTTCGGGCTCTTCCTGGCCGTCTGGAGCCTGTTCACCGCCGTCGTCAACTTCAAGACGCGCAACGACCCCGGCGGCGCCCTCCAGATGAACGTCACCCGCCAGAACAAGACGGTCGTCGAAGTCACCGAGTCGACCGACTCGAGCGGGCTCGGCGGCATCGGCTTCCTCGGCGGCACGCCAGACGGCGACGTCGAGACGCAGACGAACGCGGACGACCCGACCGCCGCCTCAGACGCGGACTCGAGCGTCTCGAACTCCGGCGTTTCGAACTCCGGCGCCTCGACCTCGAGCGGGTCGAACGCGAGTCGCCGACTGTCGACCGGGACGGGATCCGGCGCCGGTCCTCGCGGCCCGGGCGCGGCGACCAGCGACGGCGGGACGACCACCGCGGACCTCTCCTCGCCGCTGGACGGCGACGGCCGCGACGCCGAAATCGTCGAGTCGGAGCCCTCCCGGTCCGCCGCGCCGACGGACCGCTACTGCGGCAACTGCGAGCACTTCGAGTACGTCCGCTCGTCGGAGGGGATGGTCCCCTACTGCGCCCGCCACGAGACCGCGATGGACGACATGGACGCCTGCGAGGAGTGGGCGCCGAATCGCTAG
- a CDS encoding DUF5789 family protein, which yields MSDEDDEDEPAVALGERTPVDGAPLARVTSRLTWPKEKSEVDRLEGDSVIRTPDGPRELSAVLEELDETYFQRHQEFETHVRDVIGAGPVTTADE from the coding sequence ATGAGCGACGAGGACGACGAGGACGAGCCGGCCGTCGCGCTCGGCGAGCGAACGCCCGTCGACGGCGCCCCGCTCGCCCGCGTCACGTCCCGACTGACCTGGCCGAAAGAGAAGAGCGAAGTCGATCGCCTCGAGGGCGACAGCGTCATTCGGACGCCCGACGGACCCCGGGAGCTGTCGGCCGTCCTCGAGGAGCTCGACGAGACCTACTTCCAGCGCCACCAGGAATTCGAGACGCACGTTCGGGACGTGATCGGCGCCGGTCCGGTCACGACCGCCGACGAGTAA
- a CDS encoding CPBP family glutamic-type intramembrane protease, producing MATEEVRSGARWLRDQFNRLTWVQKSLLTGAVVTLLWVQVVPDDIGRRAVIDTVLLIGVPLALGVTHGEHLGWNVNRVAVRNTVLLSLFVLPFYLVGSTLPTIRGFYPMWETSAALGEFVPHALRLFLLALAAETYYRGLLCVGVREIGRKAVFISPIVYMLHHASKPPIEFLLSGPTDVLFGTVDYESDSILPSVVAHGAGLVLLDWLVLHDPLFDPTPFLRFLEWLPVPL from the coding sequence GTGGCGACGGAGGAGGTCCGAAGCGGCGCTCGCTGGCTTCGCGACCAGTTCAATCGCCTCACGTGGGTCCAGAAGTCGCTGCTGACCGGCGCGGTGGTGACCCTCCTATGGGTGCAGGTCGTTCCCGACGATATCGGGCGGCGAGCCGTGATCGACACCGTGTTGCTGATCGGCGTGCCGCTCGCGCTCGGGGTGACCCACGGCGAGCACCTCGGCTGGAACGTCAACCGCGTCGCCGTCCGCAACACGGTCTTGCTCTCGCTGTTCGTCCTGCCGTTCTACCTCGTAGGATCGACGCTGCCGACGATCCGGGGGTTCTACCCGATGTGGGAGACCTCGGCCGCGCTGGGGGAGTTCGTTCCCCACGCGCTCAGGCTGTTCCTGCTCGCGCTGGCCGCGGAGACCTACTACCGCGGCCTGCTCTGCGTGGGCGTCAGGGAAATCGGCCGGAAAGCGGTGTTCATCAGTCCGATCGTCTACATGCTTCATCACGCCAGCAAACCGCCGATCGAGTTCTTGCTATCGGGGCCGACCGACGTCCTCTTCGGCACGGTCGACTACGAGTCCGACTCGATCCTGCCCTCCGTGGTCGCCCACGGCGCGGGGCTAGTCCTGCTCGACTGGCTCGTCCTCCACGACCCGCTGTTCGACCCCACGCCGTTCCTTCGGTTTCTCGAGTGGCTGCCGGTTCCGCTGTAA
- a CDS encoding AI-2E family transporter, translated as MDSRTAFFALLLVVLGVITTLLIAPLLQYVMAAALLAFVLYPAYERLEPRFGSRPAAILLTGIAIVAAVVPLLVLSLVVLDTAVSFLTDFDAERAIETVRGVAEDDLGLESQQIDAIETAIHTEVETSLSSAAELALGELMRLVNASVEMAIGLAVFVFLLYYLLVDGDEFVAWLGDVAPLDPHVRDELFEEVQTVTWAVIYSHVLVAIVQGGLGGLGFVLLGVPNAAFWTVIMVLVSFLPAIGVWLVWAPAVGYLTTIGEPVAAALLLAYGLTALALVDNYLRAIFVDRGSGLHPAAVIIGVIGGIYLLGIMGLFLGPVLLAMFKAGVNVFNRVVIAGDESSAAEPDPAAGSPAAAGAEQPLSESDGAD; from the coding sequence ATGGACTCCCGAACCGCGTTCTTCGCCCTCCTCCTCGTCGTTCTCGGGGTGATCACGACGCTGCTGATCGCCCCGCTGTTGCAGTACGTGATGGCGGCCGCCCTCCTCGCGTTCGTCCTCTACCCCGCGTACGAGCGCCTCGAGCCGCGGTTCGGCTCGCGACCGGCGGCCATCCTGTTGACCGGGATCGCCATCGTCGCCGCCGTCGTCCCGCTGCTCGTTCTTTCCCTCGTCGTGCTGGACACCGCCGTCTCGTTTCTCACCGACTTCGACGCCGAACGCGCGATAGAAACCGTCCGCGGGGTGGCGGAGGACGATCTCGGCCTCGAGAGCCAGCAGATCGACGCGATCGAGACGGCGATTCACACCGAGGTCGAAACCTCCCTCTCGAGCGCGGCCGAACTCGCCCTCGGCGAACTGATGCGGCTGGTCAACGCCAGCGTCGAGATGGCGATCGGGCTGGCCGTCTTCGTCTTCCTGCTGTACTACCTGCTCGTCGACGGGGACGAGTTCGTCGCCTGGCTCGGCGACGTGGCCCCGCTCGATCCGCACGTGCGCGACGAACTCTTTGAGGAGGTCCAGACCGTCACCTGGGCCGTGATCTACAGTCACGTCCTCGTCGCGATCGTCCAGGGCGGGCTCGGCGGACTCGGATTCGTCCTGCTGGGCGTCCCGAACGCGGCCTTCTGGACGGTGATCATGGTCCTGGTCTCGTTCCTGCCCGCGATCGGCGTCTGGCTCGTCTGGGCGCCCGCCGTGGGCTATCTCACGACGATCGGCGAGCCGGTCGCCGCCGCGCTCCTCCTGGCCTACGGGCTCACGGCCCTCGCGCTGGTCGACAACTACCTGCGCGCGATCTTCGTCGATCGGGGCTCCGGACTCCACCCCGCGGCCGTCATCATCGGCGTCATCGGCGGCATCTACCTGCTCGGGATCATGGGACTGTTCCTCGGTCCCGTCCTGCTCGCGATGTTCAAAGCCGGCGTGAACGTCTTCAACAGGGTCGTCATCGCGGGCGACGAATCGAGCGCGGCGGAACCCGACCCGGCAGCCGGGTCGCCGGCCGCGGCCGGCGCCGAGCAACCGCTTTCGGAGTCGGACGGCGCGGACTGA
- the nhaC gene encoding Na+/H+ antiporter NhaC, with amino-acid sequence MSLDFTPTTVADIDPERRPSVGLALVPVFAVVVFLGVGSAVLGLDPHVPLLWSIVFTGAFGHYLGYAWEDLYDGIANGLLMGLQALLIIFTIYALIATWVDAGTIPAMMYYGLELLTPSVFLPVAAVLAAVVAFSIGSSWTTVGTLGVAFVGIGEGLGVPAAMTVGAVLSGAYAGDKQSPLSDTTNLAAGVTNTPLYDHIRRMRTGTAVAFGVAVAIFAVLGLQSSGAVPADRVAEIQTALAGAYDVSLLVFLPLVVTFGLALRGYPALPTLVVGAIAGVATSMLVQGTGFVPAWEVFMGGTAPETGTDLVDGLLETGGLTGSAWTITVVVAALVLGGLLEKTGVLAVLAHRLSQGVRSSGGLIAGTGVSAIAINALTAQQYMSIVLPGMTLRNLYEEFGLDSDELSRAVEAAGTPTGALIPWHAGGVFMASATGVPTLEYAPYYLFGLLSPLVLFAMAATGFGVPTTRRSERAQTAD; translated from the coding sequence ATGTCACTGGATTTCACGCCGACGACGGTCGCGGACATCGATCCGGAGCGACGGCCTTCGGTCGGGCTGGCGCTCGTCCCGGTGTTCGCCGTCGTCGTCTTCCTCGGCGTGGGATCGGCCGTGCTCGGGCTCGATCCCCACGTCCCGCTGCTCTGGAGTATCGTCTTCACGGGCGCCTTCGGCCACTATCTGGGCTACGCGTGGGAGGACCTCTACGACGGGATCGCCAACGGCCTCCTGATGGGGCTACAGGCGCTGCTGATCATCTTCACCATCTACGCGCTCATCGCGACCTGGGTCGACGCCGGGACGATCCCGGCGATGATGTACTACGGCCTCGAGTTGCTCACTCCGTCGGTGTTCCTGCCCGTCGCGGCGGTGCTGGCGGCGGTCGTCGCGTTCTCGATCGGCTCCTCGTGGACGACGGTCGGGACGCTCGGCGTCGCCTTCGTCGGCATCGGCGAGGGGCTGGGCGTTCCGGCGGCGATGACCGTGGGTGCGGTCCTCTCGGGCGCCTACGCAGGAGACAAGCAGTCTCCGCTCTCGGACACGACGAACCTCGCGGCCGGCGTGACGAACACGCCGCTGTACGACCACATTCGACGGATGCGGACCGGAACGGCCGTCGCGTTCGGGGTCGCCGTCGCGATCTTCGCCGTGCTCGGCCTGCAGTCCAGCGGGGCCGTTCCCGCCGACCGCGTCGCCGAGATCCAGACCGCGCTCGCCGGGGCCTACGACGTCTCGCTGCTCGTCTTCCTCCCGCTCGTCGTCACCTTCGGCCTCGCGCTGCGGGGCTACCCGGCGCTGCCGACGCTCGTGGTCGGCGCCATCGCCGGCGTCGCCACGTCGATGCTCGTGCAGGGGACCGGGTTCGTCCCCGCGTGGGAGGTCTTCATGGGCGGTACCGCCCCCGAGACGGGAACGGATCTCGTCGACGGCCTGCTCGAGACCGGCGGCCTGACGGGATCGGCGTGGACGATCACGGTCGTCGTCGCCGCGCTGGTGCTGGGCGGCCTGCTCGAGAAGACCGGCGTGCTCGCGGTGCTCGCGCATCGACTCTCGCAGGGCGTCCGGAGTTCGGGCGGGCTGATCGCCGGCACCGGCGTCTCCGCGATCGCGATCAACGCGCTGACCGCCCAGCAGTACATGAGCATCGTCCTGCCGGGGATGACGCTGCGGAACCTCTACGAGGAGTTCGGGCTGGACAGCGACGAACTCTCCCGGGCCGTCGAGGCCGCCGGGACGCCGACCGGCGCGCTCATCCCGTGGCACGCGGGCGGGGTCTTCATGGCCTCCGCGACCGGCGTTCCGACGCTCGAGTACGCGCCGTACTACCTGTTCGGGCTCCTGTCGCCGCTCGTGCTGTTCGCGATGGCCGCGACCGGGTTCGGCGTGCCGACGACGCGCCGGTCCGAGCGCGCCCAGACCGCCGACTGA